The region CTGAGAAACCAAAAAAAGCTAAAAAAGTTAAGGAATAGTTTTTCCTTTTTTAATAAATAAATCCTGCATTCTATATTATTGGACTGCAGGATTTCTTATTTTTACACAAAACCAAATGCAATGAACGCAAGACAAACTCAGCTTAAGGCTTTCGAGAGATTACTAGATATTATGGATGATTTGCGCGAAAAATGTCCTTGGGATAAAAAGCAAACCATGCAAACATTGCGTCATTTGACTATTGAAGAAACCTATGAATTAGGTGACGCTATCCTAGATAATGATTTGAATGAAGTTAAAAAAGAGTTGGGTGATTTGTTATTGCACATTGTTTTCTATGCTAAGATAGGGAGCGAAACAAATGATTTTGATATTGCCGACGTTTGCAACGAAATTTGTGATAAATTGATTCACCGTCACCCTCATATTTACAGTGATACGGTTGTGAAAGATGAAGAAGAAGTGAAACAAAACTGGGAAAAACTAAAGCTTAAGGAAGGAAAAAAATCGGTTCTTGAAGGAGTGCCAAGGAGTTTACCGGCATTAGTAAAGGCGAGCAGGATTCAGGATAAGGTGAAAGGTGTTGGCTTTGACTGGGAAGAATCGCATCAGGTTTGGGATAAGGTTCAGGAAGAATTGCAAGAACTGCAAGATGAGGTGCAAGCCGGTGATCAAGATGCGATTGAAGCTGAGTTTGGCGATGTCCTTTTCTCGATGATTAATTATGCAAGATTTTTGAATGTAAATCCAGAAGATGCTTTGGAACGAACCAATAAAAAATTTATAAAACGCTTTCAGTATTTAGAAAGTAAAGCTGGGGAATTAGGCAAACCTTTAATGGATATGACTTTGGCAGAAATGGATGTTTTTTGGGAAGAAGCTAAGAAAATTTAGTATTCAGTATTTAATGAATCGTTTTTGCGTGATTAGAAGTCGAGAACCCAACCTATTATTGAAATTAAATAAATATAATGCCAGAAGATAAAACCGAGTTAAAGCGTTCTTTAGGTTTAATAGATGCTACCAGTTTAGTTGCCGGTTCCATGATAGGATCCGGGATATTTATTGTAACATCAGCTATGGCCAGAGATATTGGATCTGCAGCCTGGTTGTTAATTATATGGTTAGTTACAGGTGTTATAACCGTTGCGGCGGCATTGAGTTATGGTGAATTGGCAGGAATGATGCCTAATGCAGGCGGACAATTTGTTTATATCCAACGTGCCTACGGACGGTTAGTTTCTTTCCTTTACGGCTGGACTGTTTTTACTGTAATTCAAACGGGAGTTATTGCTGCTATTGCTGTTACTTTTGCTAATTATGCCGCTATTTTCTTTCCAGTTTTAGATCAAACGCTTTTTACAATAGGTACTGGTTTTGTTTTTTCGTATCAAAAGGTTTTAGCCATTTTTAGTATTGTACTCCTAACGTATATCAATACTAAAGGGGTTGAAAGTGGAAAAACGGTTCAACTGGTTCTAACTTCGGCTAAATTAATAGCGCTATTTGCTTTGATTGTTTTAGGTCTGTATGTCGGTTTACAAACGAATGTTTTGGCAGATAATTTCACAAACATGTGGGAAGCAAGTAAAACGGTTGTGCATCCTGATGGTTCAATTACGGTTACTAAATTAGCCGGAATGGCACTTTTAGGTGCTGCAGGAGCTACAATAATTAATTCATTGTTTTCTAGTGATGCTTGGAATAATGTTACTTTTATTGCTGGAGAAATCAAAGAGCCCAAAAAGAATATTCCTCGTAGTTTGTTTCTAGGAACGCTGATTGTTACCGTAGTTTATGTTTTGGCAAATCTGGCTTATTTAGCTTTGTTACCCATGCATGGAACACCAAATGCGGTTGATATTGCTAGTAACGGAATCATGTTTGCTAGTAATGATAGAGTAGGAGCAGCGGCAGCAAGTATGATTATGGGTAATGTTAGTGTTTTTGTAATGGCTGGGTTAATTATGGTTTCGACCTTTGGGTGCAACAGCGGATTGATTCTATCGGGGGGAAGATTGTTTTTTGCAATGGCAAAAGACGGCTTGTTTTTTAGACAAGCAACGGAGTTGAATAGTAATCAAGTGCCTGCGAAAGCTTTATGTGTACAATGCATTTGGGCTTGCGTGCTTTGTATTTCGGGGAAATTTGGGGATTTATTGACCTATGCTACTTTTGCGTCCTTATTGTTTTATATTTTGACGATTTTGGGTGTTTTTATTCTTAGAAAAAAAGAGCCCAATGCTGATAGACCCTATAAAGCATTTGGTTACCCGTTTGTACCAGCACTATATATTGTGGTCACCTCGGCAATTTGTATGACTTTATTGATTTATGATACGTTCAATACGGGATTGGGATTGAGTATTGTGGCTTTAGGGATTCCGGTTTATTATTTTGTAATGAACAAGAAAGATTAAGTTATTCGGCTAGTTTTTTTAGTTTGTTAATCTCTTTAAGGGTGATTTTTTTACCCGTTAATTCAATTAACCCTAACTTGTTGAAATCAGACAATAAACGGATACAGCTTTCGGTAGCTGTACCTATCATTCCGGCTAATTCTTCTCTTGATAATTGAATATGTAAAGAACCGTCTTCATTTTTGCCAAAATTCTCTCCCAGATAAATTAAAGTTTGGGCTAAGCGCTCTTTTACTGTTTTTTGAGCCATAGAGACCATATGATCATCAGATTCTTTTAAATCTCCACAAATGTTTTTCATTACACTCATTGAGAATTGGTTGTTCTTGTCGAAAAACCCCATTATTTCTGTCTTTGGAATAAAACAAACTTCCATATCTTCAAGAGCAATAGCGCTCAAATTAGCGGGTTCGTCGCTTATCATTGAACGTTGACCTAGCAATTCACCTGATTTAACTAACTTGACAATATGGTCTTTTCCATTTGCACTCAATTTAGATAATTTGCAAACCCCCTCCTTAATGCAATAAATTCCATTGATGCTTTCGCCTTCGCCAAAAATAGCATCTCCTTTTTTAATCGTATAGGAAGTTTTACAGTTGGCTACTTTCAGGAGTTCTTCTTTATTTAGAGCTTTCAGTGAGCTGAATTCTCTAACAATACATTGTTCGCACTTACTCATTATCACAGATATAATTTACTCCAAAATTAATAAAAAAATACATGATAAATGTCATTTTTTAAGATCTTTAAATGAGTAACCTTTGTGCAAGGTATAATGAGCAAAATAATTATGGATACACAGAACTGTTTCCATTGTGGATTAGATATTGTAAAGCAGGAAGAAATTGTTTTTGATGCGAAGAAATTTTGTTGCAACGGCTGTAAAACCGTATACGAAATTTTTAGTTTGAATGATTTGGTCTGCTATTATGATTTTGAAAAATCTCCAGGGGCAACACCACAAGAAATTAAAGGGAAGTACGATTTTTTGGACAACGAGACTATTGTTTCCAAATTGTTGGAATTTCAAGAGGATACAACAGCAATTGTGTCACTTAGTATTCCGCATATTCATTGCAGTTCCTGCATTTGGATATTGGAAAATTTACAGCGTTTGCAGAACGGTATCAGTACTTCTCAGGTGAATTTTCCTGAAAAGAAAGTTCGTATTACGTATAATTCTGAAACAGTTTCTCTAAAGGAAATTGTTTATTTGCTAAGTTCTATTGGCTATGAGCCGTACATCAGCTTAGAGAATTACGAAACGGGAAAAACGAATATCGACCGAAGTTTGACTTATAAATTGGGAGTTGCTTTCTTTTGTTTTGGAAATATCATGTTGTTGTCATTTCCGGAATATTTTGAAGTCAAAGAGTTTTGGTTAGATAATTACAAACCCTTTTTTCGCTGGTTAATTTTTGCATTGGCCTTGCCTTCTTTCATCTATTCGGGAAGTGGATATTACGTTTCTGCTTATAAAAGTATGAAGTCAGGAATGCTGAATATTGATATCCCAATTGCTTTGGGAATTATAATCATGTTTATACGAAGTACGGTAGATATTGTATTTGACTATGGTTCCGGATTTTTTGACAGTTTAACAGGCTTGATTTTTTTCATGTTATTGGGAAAAATGTTCCAAATTAAAACCTATAGTTTTTTGAGTTTTGAAAGAGATTTTAAATCCTATTTTCCTATCGCAATTACTCGAATTAACAGCGATACTTCGGAAGAAAGTATTCCTGTGTACGATGTTGAAAAAGGAAACAGATTGCTTATCCGGAACCAAGAGTTGATTCCTGTTGATGGTATTTTAATCAGCGAAAAAGCATCAGTTGATTATAGTTTTGTAACGGGTGAAGCAATTCCAATTACAAAGAAATCAGGGGACAAAATATTTGCTGGAGGAAAGTTAATCGGGAAAGTGATTGAAATGGAAGTGTTGCATTCGGTTTCACAGAGTTATCTTACGCAGTTATGGAGTAATGATGTTTTTCAGAAAAAAGTAGAACAAAAACACAAAAGTATCACGGATACCATAAGCCGCTATTTTACCCCTATTTTATTATTGATTGCCTTTGTTTCTTTTGGATATTGGATTTTTATCGATACCAATACCGCTTTTAATGTCTTTACGGCAATATTAATAGTGGCTTGTCCTTGTGCTTTGGCGTTGACTGCTCCTTTTACGATGGGAAATGTATTGAGAATTTTGGGGAAACAGAAATTTTATCTAAAAAATGCTTTGGTTATCGAGCAGCTTGCCAAGGTAGATACAATAGTTTTTGATAAAACAGGAACGATTACCACTAATAAAAAATCGAATATTTCTTATGAAGGTAAAACGCTTACAGATGAAAATGTAATATTAGTTAAAAATTTACTCCGAGCCTCTAATCATCCTTTGAGTAGAATGTTGTATGACTTTTTACTAGAAGGCAGAAAAGCGCAAACCGCAGATTTTAAGGAAATTACAGGGCAAGGAATTCAGGCTTTAATAGATGGGAATGAGGTCAAAGTTGGTTCGGCTTTTTTTGTTGGAAAAAAAGAAGGGAATACCATTTTACAAACCGCTGTTCATATTCAAATAGGAGAAGTTTACTATGGAAAATATGTTTTTAATAATCAATATAGGGAAGGTTTAGAAGTTCTTTTCAAAAGTTTAAAGGAGAATTATCAAATCAAGGTTCTCTCTGGAGATAATGAAGGCGAACGGGCTTCTTTAGAAAAACTTTTGCCTGAAGGAACCGAATTGATTTTTGATCAAAAACCGGAGCAGAAACTGGAATTTATCAAGAAATTACAGGAAGAAGGCAAAAATGTAATGATGGTAGGTGACGGACTGAATGATGCCGGAGCCTTGGCTCAAAGTAATGTTGGGATCTCAATTTCTGAAAATGTCAATGTTTTTTCACCGGCTTGCGATGCCATTTTGGAAGCTAACGAATTTCAAAAATTGAATTATTTTTTAAAGTTGTCCAAAAAGGCCATAACAACCATTAAAATGAGTTTTGTCCTGTCGCTACTTTATAATGTTGTAGGCTTGTCATTTGCTATTACGGGGAATTTAAAACCATTGGTAGCGGCTATTATTATGCCTTTAAGTACCATTACTATTGTCAGCTTTGTGACGGTTATGAGTAATTATTATGCGAGAAAAAATAAGAATTGCAATTAAATTATGATTATTATTAATTTTCTCGTTAATTTAGTTTAAAAGTATAAGTATGACAATTGTCATATTTTTTAAAAAACAAGCAGATTAACTTTGTAAAACAAAATTAGGTATGAGTGTCATTTATTTATTAATCTCCATCAGCATATTTGTAGCTGTCGCATTTTTTATTGCTTTTATAACAGCTGTTAAAAGTGGTCAATATGACGATGATTATACACCATCGGTCAGAATGCTTTTTGACGACGAAATCAAGATCACATCTAAAAAAGAAAAACAAACAACAGAAGAAAAACAAAATTAATTATGGAAATGCAGCAGTTTTATTATGACAACAAAATTGTAAAAAAGTTTATTTACGCTACCATTGTTTTTGGGGTAGTGGGCATGGTCGTTGGACTTTTATTGGCCACACTTTTTTTATTCCCCAATCTTACCGATGGAATCTCTTGGTTGAGTTTTGGTAGATTAAGACCATTGCATACGAATGCGGTAATTTTTGCCTTTGTAGGAAATGCAATGTTTGCAGGTATTTATTATTCATTGCAACGATTGCTCAAAGCCAGGATGTTTAGTGATTTTCTAAGTAATCTTAACTTTTGGGGATGGCAATTAATAATTGTTGCTGCGGCAATTTCGCTTCCCATGGGATACAGTTCGTCAAAAGAGTATGCTGAATTAGAATGGCCTATAGATATTGCTATTGCTTTAATCTGGGTTGTTTTTGGTATCAATATGATAGGAACGATTTTAAAAAGAAGAGAACGTCATTTATACGTTGCCATTTGGTTTTACTTGGCCACTTTTGTAACGGTAGCTGTATTGCATATTTTCAATAGTTTGGCTATACCTGTTTCTGGGATGAAAAGTTATTCTGTTTATGCAGGGGTTCAGGATGCCTTGGTACAATGGTGGTATGGACATAATGCAGTGGCATTTTTCTTGACGACTCCGTTTTTAGGATTAATGTATTATTTTATTCCAAAAGCGGCTAATCGTCCGGTATATTCTTACCGTTTATCCATTGTTCACTTCTGGTCATTAATATTTTTATATATCTGGGCAGGTCCTCACCATTTGTTGTATTCTGCTTTGCCAAACTGGGCTCAGAATTTAGGTGTTGTTTTCTCAGTGATGTTGATTGCTCCGTCTTGGGGAGGTATGATTAATGGTTTGTTGACTTTGCGTGGTGCTTGGGATAAAGTTCGTGTTGATCCAGTATTGAAGTTTTTTGTGGTAGCAATTACTGGTTATGGTATGGCTACATTTGAAGGACCGATGTTGTCTTTGAAAAACGTAAACGCAATAGCGCACTTTACGGATTGGATTATTGCTCACGTTCACGTAGGTGCGTTAGCTTGGAATGGATTTATGGCTTTTGGTATGATTTATTGGTTGGTTCCAAGAATGTCTAAAGGACCTTTGTTCTCTATTAAATTGGCAAATTTTCACTTCTGGATTGGAACTTTAGGAATTATACTTTATACGCTTCCAATGTATGTTGCCGGATTTTTACAGGCTTCTATGTGGAAACAATTTAATCCTGACGGAACATTAACTTATGGTAATTTCTTGGAAACGGTAACGCAAATTATGCCAATGTACTGGATGCGTGCCATTGGAGGAACTTTATATATTATCGGGATGTTTGTATTAGTGTATAATATCACTAAAACAATCAGAGCCAATGCTACAATTGAAGACGAACTGGCTGAAGCTCCTGAATTACAAAAAATTAGCAGTGGACGAATTAAAGGAGAAAAGTTTCATCCTTGGTTAGAAAGAAAACCAATTCAATTAACCATTCTGGCTACTGTGGCTATCTTGATTGGAGGAATTATTCAAATTGTTCCTACAATCATGGTAAAATCGAACATTCCTACTATCGCGAGCGTGAAACCCTATTCTCCTTTAGAATTAGAAGGTCGTGATTTATACATCCGAGAAGGTTGTGTGGGTTGCCACTCTCAAATGGTACGTCCATTTAGAAGTGAAGTAGAACGTTACGGACCACAATCAAAAGCGGGTGAGTTTGTTTACGATCATCCATTCCTTTGGGGATCAAAACGTACTGGACCGGATTTATTGAGAGTGGGTGGGAAGTATAATGACAACTGGCATTTTAATCATATGTGGAATCCACAAAGTACTTCTTCAGGATCTATTATGCCAGGTTACAAATGGTTGTTTGATAATAGCGCTTTAGATATTTCGGATATTGAGGCTAAGATGAAAGTGATGAAAACTCTTGGTGTGCCTTATACTGAGGCTGAAATCGCTAATGCTAAAACAGCAATTAAACAGCAATCTCAAAAGATTGAAGAAAATCTTCATGCAGACCCTGATTTTGTGAAAAGTTATGAAGACAGCAAGAAGAAAGCGCAAGCAAAAGGTGAAAAATTTGTGCCAATGCATGAAAGAGAAATTGTTGCATTAATCGCTTACATACAACGTTTAGGGACTGATATCAAAGTAAAAGACAACAAGTAAAAAATAAAAGTCATGTTCGAACAAATAAAACATAACATGGAAACAATCGCAGGAGTTGCGATTTATCCGATACTGTCATTATTAATTTTCTTTTTTTTCTTCGTAGGACTTGCTCTGTGGGTTGTGTCCTATAAAAAAGAAAAAATCAATGAGTTGAGTCAAATTCCATTGAACGATAATTAATTAGTATAATTTCAAAATAATTAAAATGAAAAAATTAATTCCAGCATATCTAAGAGTACTAATAATTTTCTTTGTCATATTTGGCGTAACGGAATATTTTGTTGACTCAGGCGATCGTCCGGCGTTTATAAAATACCCAATGGTTTCATTGTTTTTATTTGTATTTCTTTTCCTTTTAATAGCGATAGAAATCACAATAAGTGCTATCGATAATGTGACTTATCAGTTGCTTACTGATGACCAAAAGTTGAAATTGGAAAAAGAAAATAGTAAGAGTTTCAGGGAAAAGCAATGGTATAAAAAACTAATGCAAAGCCTTACCAAAACCGAACCTATTGAAAACGAAGCAGGTCTGTTATTGAATCATGATTATGATGGCATCAAGGAATTAGACAATAATTTGCCGCCATGGTGGGTTTATTTGTTCTATGCTTGTATCGTGTTTTCGGCAGTTTATCTGGTTAAATTTGAAATATTAGATGGTGATAATCAGGAAATGGAGCTTAAAAAAGAATTGGCTCAGGCCAAGATTGACGTGGCTGAGTACATGAAAAACGCGCCAGACTTAATGGATGAAAAAACAGTTACTCTATTGACAGATCCTGCAGATTTAGCAAAAGGGGAGACATTGTTCACAACTAATTGTGCAGCTTGCCACAGAGCAGATGGAGGAGGACAAATTGGTCCAAATCTAACTGATGAGAATTGGATTTTAGGAGGCGGAATTAAAGATATTTTCCATACCATTTCAAATGGAGGACGTGACGGTAAAGGGATGATTGCCTGGAAAGGGACTTTAAAACCAAAAGAAATTCAGGCGGTTTCCAGTTATATATTGTCATTGAAAGGAAGTAATCCAAAAGATGCCAAAGAGGCCGAAGGAGAGCTTTGGGTTGAAGAAAATAAATAGCATACAAAATTGCTTAATAGAAGTTAAAACATTCAAAAATGTCAAAATTACCAGATCAAGCATTTAGAGATACCATTGGTACAATTGATGGTGAAGGAAAAAGGAAATTTATTTTTCCTAAAAAACCTTCGGGGAAATTTTATGAATACAGAAAGTGGGTTAGTTATTTTCTGTTGATTGTTTTAATTGCCAATCCTTTTATAAAAATTAACGGCAATCAATTCATGATGTTTAACATTTTGGAGCGTCGTTTTAATATTTTTGGTTTTCCATTCTGGCCGCAGGATTTCTATATTTTTGTTCTTTTTATGATTGTGGGTGTGGTTTTTGTCATCCTTTTTACGGTGATTTTTGGTAGAATATTTTGCGGTTGGATCTGCCCCCAAACGATCTTTCTAGAAATGGTTTTTCGCCGAATTGAGTACTGGATTGAAGGTGACAGAGGAGCACAAATTCGATTATCAAAACAAGAATGGAATGCCGAAAAAATTAGAAAAAAAGGTATTAAGTGGACTATTTTCTTATTGATTTCTTTTGGAATAGCTAATGTTTTTTTGGCTTATCTTATCGGTAGCGATACTTTGATAGAAATGATAGAAGAAGGTCCTGCAAGCCATTGGAGTACATTGATTGCCTTGTCAATCTTTACAGGTGTTTTCTATTTTGTTTTTGTGTGGTTTAGAGAACAAGTTTGCATTATTGCCTGTCCTTATGGCAGATTACAAGGTGTACTCTTAGATAATAAATCCATAAATGTAGCCTACGATTTTGTTCGTGGCGAAAAAGAAGCTGGTCGAGCCAAATTCAATAAACAAGAAGACAGGGCTACAACTGGAAAAGGAGATTGTATTGATTGCAAACAATGCGTCAATGTTTGTCCAACGGGTATAGATATTCGAAACGGAACTCAGTTGGAGTGTGTGAACTGTACCGCTTGTATTGACGAATGCGATGTGATAATGGAAAGTGTAGGATTGCCTAAAGGCCTTATACGCTATGCTTCGGAAGATGAAATTGAGAAAAAAGCAGCATTTAAATTCACACCAAGAATGAAGGGTTATACCGCAATCTTGGCCATCTTAGTGGGGGTTTTGATAGGATTGTTGTTTTTGCGAACAGATGTTGAAGCAACTATCTTAAGATTACCTGGGCAGCTTTTTCAACATAAAGGGGATAATATTAGCAATGTTTTTACCTATAAAATTATTAATAAGACCAATAATGATTTCAAAGAGATTCATTTCAAATTGACAGAATTGAAAGGAACATTAAAGGTGGTAGGAAGTCAGACGCTTAGCGTACCAAAACAAGGGATGAAAAGTGGCACTTTGTTTATTGAAATTCCGCAGTATTTATTAGAAAGTGATAAAACAAAGTTGAGAATTGAGGTTTATAATGGTGATGAGAAAATTGAAACCAGTACCACCACTTTTTTAAGTCCACGAAGTTTTGACTAAAAAAAGATTTTGAAGAACTTTCTTCAAACTTTAAACTAAAATTATGAAATCGCCACTAACGTCATGTTTGCGAAAGCAAACATCAATAAATAAAGAGTCGAGACCATATATGACCACTAACAAATAAATTTCACATATATGAAAATCAATTGGGGAAAAGGAATTGCCATTGCTATAGCGTTGTTCATGGGTTTTATTTTATATTTTGTCATTAAAGTGCAATCAGATTCAAAATACGATAATGATTTGGTTGTCGAAGAATATTACAAACACGATGCTCGTTTTGATGAAGAAATGATACGCGCACAAAATGCGCAAGATTTAGTTGAAAAACCCACTATAACTAACGCTGAAAACGGAGTTACTATCGTGTTTCCAGCTGTTTTTGTACCTAGTAAAATTAAAGGAAAAGTGTCCCTTTATAGACCGTCTAATAAAAAATTTGATTTCGAAATCCCAATTTCGATTTCTAATCCATCTTTGCTCATACCTAAATCAAATTTGGTAGGCGGTCAATGGGACCTTAATATGGAATGGGAATATGAAGGGAAACAATACCTGACTAAGAAAACAATTTATATTAAATAGGCATAAAATTAAGAGAGAATAGAGAAAGAGTTCAAACTGAAAATTGATTTTTAATCATGTTCGCTCTAAAATAGGTATTCTAAAATCCAAAATGGTCATGCTTTATACCGCTTTTATATTCGGCTTAATCAGTAGTTTTCATTGTATTGGAATGTGTGGTCCAATAGCCATGATGTTACCAGTAGACAGGACTAATCCTGCCAAGAAAGTAAGTCAGATTCTTACTTATCATCTGGGAAGATTAACCGCTTATGGCTCTATTGGACTCATTTTTGGATTAGTAGGTAAAGGCTTTTTCATGGCTGGAATGCAGCAAAAATTGTCAATTTTTATTGGTGTAGCCATGATTTTAATTGTTTTAATTCCTGAGAAGATCTTTGCAAGATATAATTTTTCAAAACCCGTTTTTAAGCTTATCGCTAAAATTAAACAAAGTTTAGGGAGCCAGTTTAAGAACAAGAGTTATAAATCATTGTTCATTATAGGCTTACTCAACGGTTATTTGCCTTGTGGTATGGTTTACGTTGCTTTATTTGGAGCTATAGCGATGCAAAGTGTCGGTTTTGGTGTGTTGTATATGATTCTTTTTGGATTAGGAACAATACCTATGATGAGTAGTATAGTTTATTTGAATTCTTTCATAACCCTTACAACCCGTAATAAAATTCAAAAGGCAATTCCTTATGTTGCTGTGATTATTGGAGTTTTATTCATTTTAAGAGGCTTAGGATTGGGGATTCCTTATATTTCTCCATCCAATATGAGTTTGTTTGTTCAGCAAACTCCTGATTGTCATTAGATTAATTTTTCTTATATTTAACTTAAATTTTAAGAGCGATGGAAAGACACGATTTATTGCACGAATTTCCTGAATATCAGGAGAAAATTCATCAACTGAAAGTTAGTAATCCTCATTTTAGAGAATTATTTGATGAATATCATGAATTAGAACATAAAATTCATCGAATAAATGATGGCGAAGAAGTTGTTATTGATGAATATGCCCATGAATTAAAAGCCAGATTTCTTTTTATGAAAGATGAATTAGTGGCGATGTTGGAGAAAGATTAGTGAGATTTTTTATGAGATTTGCTCTCTTTGAGCTTAAAAGTTTATGAATAGTTTTAGTATTTTTTTTATTTTAGATAAAACAGCAAAGCACACTTAATAGTGTGCTTTGCTGTTTTAAAAGTTCTATATCAGTTTTAAATTGTCATAGAGAATAATTTAGTTGCGGGAGCTTTTCTTTTTAAAAGTAAATCAAAAGCCATACAGATATTGCGCACATAAGGTTTTCCAGCTTCTGTAACTCTAATTTTATCTTTTTCGATAATAAGGAGTTTATCATTTTCCATTTCTTTCAATTGAGTTAAAATTTCCGGAATTTCTTCAAAATAGATAGATTCGTCTTTCCAGGAAGTTTCAAATTGACACATTAGATTGAGAATGTGTTTGCGGATAATGAGGTCTTCAGTAGTCAATAAATGCCCTCTAAATATGGGAAGTTTATTAGCTTCTAGCAATTGGTAATAGTCTTCTATTTTTTTTACATTTTGGGCAAAACTATACCAGCTGTCGCTTATGGAAGATACACCTAAACCAATCATCAGTTGTGTTTTTGAAGAACTATAACCCATAAAGTTGCGATGTAGTTCTCCATTTTTAAAGGATTCATACAGGCTGTCTGTCTTTAGGGCAAAGTGATCCATCCCAATTTCATGATAATCATTTTTGAATAATAGTTTCTTCCCTATTTCGTATAACATTCGCTTTTTCTCGTCTTTTGGAATGTCTTTATCCTTAAAACCGCGCTGTCCGTTCCCTTTGATCCAAGGAACGTGTGCATAGCTGTAAAACGCCAGTCGATCCGGTTGTAATGATTTAGTTTTTTCAATGGTGTCTACCACATCTTCTACTTCCTGAAATGGCAATCCAAAAATAATGTCGTGACCAATTGAAGTGTAGCCAATTTCTCTAGCCCAAAAAGTAACTTTGGCAACATTATGAAAGGGTTGTTCTCT is a window of Flavobacterium acetivorans DNA encoding:
- a CDS encoding cbb3-type cytochrome c oxidase N-terminal domain-containing protein: MKKLIPAYLRVLIIFFVIFGVTEYFVDSGDRPAFIKYPMVSLFLFVFLFLLIAIEITISAIDNVTYQLLTDDQKLKLEKENSKSFREKQWYKKLMQSLTKTEPIENEAGLLLNHDYDGIKELDNNLPPWWVYLFYACIVFSAVYLVKFEILDGDNQEMELKKELAQAKIDVAEYMKNAPDLMDEKTVTLLTDPADLAKGETLFTTNCAACHRADGGGQIGPNLTDENWILGGGIKDIFHTISNGGRDGKGMIAWKGTLKPKEIQAVSSYILSLKGSNPKDAKEAEGELWVEENK
- a CDS encoding FixH family protein, translated to MKINWGKGIAIAIALFMGFILYFVIKVQSDSKYDNDLVVEEYYKHDARFDEEMIRAQNAQDLVEKPTITNAENGVTIVFPAVFVPSKIKGKVSLYRPSNKKFDFEIPISISNPSLLIPKSNLVGGQWDLNMEWEYEGKQYLTKKTIYIK
- the ccoG gene encoding cytochrome c oxidase accessory protein CcoG, which encodes MSKLPDQAFRDTIGTIDGEGKRKFIFPKKPSGKFYEYRKWVSYFLLIVLIANPFIKINGNQFMMFNILERRFNIFGFPFWPQDFYIFVLFMIVGVVFVILFTVIFGRIFCGWICPQTIFLEMVFRRIEYWIEGDRGAQIRLSKQEWNAEKIRKKGIKWTIFLLISFGIANVFLAYLIGSDTLIEMIEEGPASHWSTLIALSIFTGVFYFVFVWFREQVCIIACPYGRLQGVLLDNKSINVAYDFVRGEKEAGRAKFNKQEDRATTGKGDCIDCKQCVNVCPTGIDIRNGTQLECVNCTACIDECDVIMESVGLPKGLIRYASEDEIEKKAAFKFTPRMKGYTAILAILVGVLIGLLFLRTDVEATILRLPGQLFQHKGDNISNVFTYKIINKTNNDFKEIHFKLTELKGTLKVVGSQTLSVPKQGMKSGTLFIEIPQYLLESDKTKLRIEVYNGDEKIETSTTTFLSPRSFD
- a CDS encoding CcoQ/FixQ family Cbb3-type cytochrome c oxidase assembly chaperone — translated: MFEQIKHNMETIAGVAIYPILSLLIFFFFFVGLALWVVSYKKEKINELSQIPLNDN
- the hemN gene encoding oxygen-independent coproporphyrinogen III oxidase, producing MKNSMIQKYNVPGPRYTSYPTVPYWNEEAFLYQNWIDTLKKSFAESNSKEGGISLYIHLPFCESLCTFCGCNKRITKNHEVENPYIEAVLKEWTLYCEILTEKPMIKEIHLGGGTPTFFSPKNLEHLINGIFSKADRADDYEFSFEGHPNNTTKEHLQKLYDLGFRRVSFGVQDYSEKVQKAIHREQPFHNVAKVTFWAREIGYTSIGHDIIFGLPFQEVEDVVDTIEKTKSLQPDRLAFYSYAHVPWIKGNGQRGFKDKDIPKDEKKRMLYEIGKKLLFKNDYHEIGMDHFALKTDSLYESFKNGELHRNFMGYSSSKTQLMIGLGVSSISDSWYSFAQNVKKIEDYYQLLEANKLPIFRGHLLTTEDLIIRKHILNLMCQFETSWKDESIYFEEIPEILTQLKEMENDKLLIIEKDKIRVTEAGKPYVRNICMAFDLLLKRKAPATKLFSMTI
- a CDS encoding YdcH family protein, which translates into the protein MERHDLLHEFPEYQEKIHQLKVSNPHFRELFDEYHELEHKIHRINDGEEVVIDEYAHELKARFLFMKDELVAMLEKD
- a CDS encoding sulfite exporter TauE/SafE family protein is translated as MLYTAFIFGLISSFHCIGMCGPIAMMLPVDRTNPAKKVSQILTYHLGRLTAYGSIGLIFGLVGKGFFMAGMQQKLSIFIGVAMILIVLIPEKIFARYNFSKPVFKLIAKIKQSLGSQFKNKSYKSLFIIGLLNGYLPCGMVYVALFGAIAMQSVGFGVLYMILFGLGTIPMMSSIVYLNSFITLTTRNKIQKAIPYVAVIIGVLFILRGLGLGIPYISPSNMSLFVQQTPDCH